Proteins encoded together in one Coffea arabica cultivar ET-39 chromosome 2c, Coffea Arabica ET-39 HiFi, whole genome shotgun sequence window:
- the LOC113727189 gene encoding putative disease resistance RPP13-like protein 1, with amino-acid sequence MAVALAVGSSVLSAFLQVVFDRMATKEFVSLFQKRKNEEELLQKLKLNLLVLGAVLDDAENKQTRNQSVKGWLDELHDTIYQADELLDEINTEALRLEVEAEHQSSASQVSVSTYSKSSSNDFLKKMMPEIEKMVFKLDWFVQQINPLGLQVVEQKIQSCRRLPSTSLVDETTVYGREVDKEKIIEVLLSESVNRVNVTVIPLVGLGGIGKTTLAQLVYNDKWVQDHFSIKAWVCVSEDYDATRITKELLGELGIPFSDMSENLNSLQMKLQLGLTQKKFLLVLDDFWNRDYSDWDKLKVLFKGGLQGSKIIVTTRDEKIALMMCKKESIYHLDLMKEGDSWSLFKKHAFENIDGNQSSELEQIGKKIVKKCGGLPLAVKTVAGLLRSETTAEEWKDILVSEVWSQTDNHDGILPALRLSYNHLPSHLKRCFAFCAIFHKDYQFEKEEIIQLWQAHDLLEHPRGNRGIEEIGEEYLREMRLRSLFEQSTANFFIMHDLVNDLARFVSGKYCLRLEDHHLGHGTTGRISNFSYHPSSYDTYHKFELLRETKNLRTFLSLSISKNSNQKYEVSPKFLHGMLPKFKSLRVLSLLGYHIIKLPDSISHLKHLRFLNLSSTNVNTLPEWICTFYNLQTLLLTNCKKLQELPVNLAKLINLSYLDISGTPLKTMPLHMGRLRNLQVLTKFIVGKSSGSMIEELGKFRKLRGGLFISNLENVSCGRDASMVNLKGKKHLDKLALKWNGDTNDSQVAKDVLDNLEPHSSIKLLKIEGYCGTTFPNWIGSPSLTNLKSLSLSSCEYCLFLPALGQLRSLQSLEIVGMSCISALTEDFYGDTRATMAFTSLKKLGIEKMPELEKWHIPKYEVFNNLEELYIIDCPKLIGELPQQCSSLRILEISRCDSLVLPNGQLSIFNGNNIQQFTSLCDLKISNLKSLKGLCLELNQLVKLQRLSIVDCGSLLPFLPSYLPSSLKVLNYEGCCNLEVESENWQLEDLTLVNYDSHKVVCLGRFPMLKSLEILNCKSTGIGSQNSGAATSVMTSLQTLSISGLVDLISFPEGRLPAAPKLTQLHLWNCKKLKFLPQQMDSLFPSLRHLFISCCPNIECLPEGGLPSSLQCLDISTCKKLISRRREWGVAKLPSLTQFRIGGIDDEVESFPEEDWLLPCTLQSLQLWAHKNLKKLSYSGLRHLCSLQTLYIRNCTRLQSLPEEGLPASLTTLEIEKCPLLKPRLRWKKGQDWPKVARIPCIIVDLELVP; translated from the coding sequence ATGGCTGTTGCTTTAGCTGTGGGAAGTTCTGTCCTGTCGGCTTTCCTTCAAGTTGTATTTGATAGGATGGCTACAAAAGAGTTCGTGAGTCtgtttcaaaaaagaaagaatgaagaagaaCTCCTCCAGAAACTCAAGCTGAACTTACTAGTACTTGGAGCTGTGCTTGATGATGCAGAGAACAAGCAAACTAGGAACCAATCTGTCAAAGGATGGCTAGATGAGCTTCATGATACCATTTACCAGGCAGATGAATTACTTGATGAGATCAACACTGAGGCACTACGACTAGAGGTTGAAGCCGAACACCAAAGCTCAGCTAGTCAGGTAAGTGTTTCCACTTACAGCAAATCTTCCAGTAATGATTTCCTTAAGAAGATGATGCCAGAGATAGAAAAAATGGTTTTCAAACTAGATTGGTTCGTACAACAAATTAATCCCCTGGGTCTGCAAGTTGTTGAACAAAAAATTCAATCATGTCGACGACTGCCTTCCACTTCTTTGGTTGATGAGACCACTGTGTATGGTCGAGAAGTTGATAAAGAGAAGATAATTGAAGTGCTACTATCTGAGAGTGTAAATAGAGTCAATGTCACTGTGATTCCATTGGTTGGCCTTGGGGGAATTGGTAAGACCACTCTTGCTCAATTGGTTTATAATGATAAGTGGGTGCAAGACCATTTTTCTATAAAAGCATGGGTTTGCGTATCAGAAGATTACGATGCTACCAGGATAACAAAAGAACTTCTTGGGGAGCTCGGTATTCCATTTTCTGATATGAGCGAGAATTTGAATTCCCTTCAAATGAAGTTACAATTGGGGCTAACTCAGAAAAAGTTTCTTCtcgttttagatgatttttggAATCGGGACTACAGTGACTGGGATAAATTGAAGGTGCTTTTCAAAGGTGGATTGCAAGGGAGTAAAATCATTGTAACTACACGTGATGAGAAAATTGCACTAATGATGTGTAAAAAAGAGTCAATTTATCATCTGGATTTGATGAAAGAGGGAGATTCTTGGTCATTGTTTAAAAAGCACGCATTTGAAAATATAGATGGAAATCAAAGCTCAGAACTCGAACAGATAGGTAAGAAAATTGTGAAGAAGTGTGGAGGATTACCTTTGGCCGTGAAAACAGTTGCAGGTCTCTTGCGTTCGGAAACAACTGCTGAAGAGTGGAAAGATATTTTAGTAAGTGAAGTGTGGAGTCAAACAGACAATCACGATGGCATCTTGCCAGCATTGAGATTAAGCTATAATCATCTTCCTTCACATCTAAAAAGGTGCTTTGCCTTTTGTGCCATATTTCATAAGGATTACCAGTTTGAGAAAGAGGAAATAATTCAATTATGGCAAGCTCATGATCTTTTGGAGCACCCTAGAGGTAATAGAGGAATTGAAGAAATAGGTGAAGAGTACTTACGTGAGATGAGATTGAGGTCATTGTTTGAGCAGTCAACTGCCAACTTTTTCATAATGCATGACCTTGTCAACGATTTGGCTAGATTTGTTTCTGGAAAATATTGTCTCAGGCTGGAGGATCATCACCTAGGGCATGGTACAACAGGTAGAATAAGTAACTTTTCTTACCATCCTAGTTCTTATGACACCTATCATAAATTTGAACTGTTGAGGGAGACTAAGAACTTGAGAACATTTTTATCATTAAGTATTAGtaaaaattcaaaccagaaataTGAAGTAAGCCCCAAATTTTTACATGGAATGTTGCCCAAATTCAAGTCCTTAAGGGTTCTGTCTTTGTTGGGCTATCATATCATTAAGTTGCCCGACTCAATTAGTCATTTGAAACACCTACGTTTTTTGAATCTCTCTTCCACAAACGTGAATACCCTACCAGAATGGATATGCACCTTCTATAACCTACAAACCTTGCTGTTGACAAATTGTAAGAAACTTCAAGAGTTGCCAGTAAATTTGGCAAAGTTAATTAATTTGTCTTACCTCGATATAAGTGGAACTCCATTGAAGACAATGCCACTACACATGGGTAGACTCAGAAACCTTCAAGTCTTGACTAAGTTTATAGTAGGCAAGAGTAGTGGTTCAATGATCGAGGAGTTGGGCAAATTTCGTAAGCTTCGTGGTGGGCTCTTCATTTCAAATCTAGAAAATGTTTCTTGTGGTAGGGATGCATCAATGGTGAACCTAAAGGGTAAGAAACACCTTGACAAGTTAGCTTTGAAATGGAATGGTGATACCAATGATTCGCAAGTTGCGAAAGACGTGCTTGATAATTTAGAACCTCATTCAAGCATAAAACTTCTCAAGATCGAAGGATATTGTGGGACAACATTTCCAAATTGGATAGGCAGCCCTTCACTAACCAATTTGAAATCCTTGAGTCTATCTAGTTGTGAATATTGCTTATTCTTGCCTGCACTTGGGCAGCTAAGATCTTTGCAATCACTTGAAATTGTTGGAATGAGTTGCATATCAGCTTTAACagaggatttttatggagacaCTAGGGCAACTATGGCGTTCACATCTTTGAAAAAGTTGGGAATTGAGAAGATGCCAGAGTTGGAGAAATGGCACATACCAAAATATGAAGTCTTCAATAACCTTGAAGAACTCTATATAATTGATTGCCCCAAACTAATTGGAGAACTCCCCCAACAATGTTCATCACTACGAATTCTTGAGATATCCAGGTGCGACAGTCTTGTTCTTCCCAATGGTCAATTAAGTATCTTCAATGGAAACAACATTCAACAATTCACATCTCTTTGTGATCTGAAGATTTCAAATCTAAAGAGTTTGAAAGGGTTGTGCCTAGAGCTCAACCAGTTAGTCAAGCTTCAGAGATTGAGCATAGTTGACTGTGGGTCTCTCTTACCCTTTCTCCCGAGTTACCTACCTTCCTCACTTAAAGTACTTAATTATGAAGGTTGTTGCAACTTGGAAGTCGAGAGTGAAAACTGGCAACTGGAGGATTTGACATTAGTTAATTATGATTCTCACAAAGTTGTGTGCCTTGGCCGGTTTCCTATGCTAAAAAGCCTTGAAATTTTGAACTGCAAAAGTACTGGGATTGGGAGCCAAAATAGTGGTGCTGCTACTAGTGTGATGACGTCACTGCAAACCTTATCCATCTCCGGCTTGGTTGATCTAATTTCTTTCCCTGAGGGCAGGTTGCCAGCAGCTCCCAAGCTAACGCAGCTTCATCTCTGGAATTGCAAGAAGCTCAAGTTCTTGCCGCAACAGATGGATTCCCTCTTCCCATCTCTTCGGCATCTGTTTATAAGCTGTTGTCCAAATATCGAATGCTTACCGGAAGGAGGTTTGCCCTCTAGCCTACAATGCCTTGACATCTCCACTTGCAAAAAGCTCATAAGTCGCCGGAGAGAGTGGGGTGTAGCGAAACTGCCCTCCCTCACGCAATTCAGAATTGGTGGTATCGATGATGAAGTAGAGTCATTTCCAGAGGAGGATTGGCTACTGCCTTGCACACTTCAATCTCTCCAATTATGGGCCCATAAGAATCTGAAAAAGCTAAGCTATTCTGGTCTTCGACACCTTTGCTCCCTTCAGACACTATATATCAGAAACTGTACTCGGCTCCAATCCCTACCGGAAGAGGGACTGCCTGCCTCACTCACCACACTAGAAATCGAGAAATGCCCACTATTGAAACCAAGGTTAAGATGGAAGAAAGGACAAGACTGGCCCAAGGTTGCCCGCATCCCATGCATAATAGTCGATTTGGAGCTAGTTCCTTGA